CTCATCGAAACTACTCATCTTATCACCATGGTTATAACAAGCTCGCACTTTATAAATTTGCCGTGTGGCAAATCGCTTATTAAATAAAATAGTTTTACAGGATCATCATCAATATTTGAAAATTATCATCAATCTATTTATAAAGATTATTGTATTGACGCTATGAAAGAGCATCATAGCTCGACTGAGCATGGTAAACTTTTTCAGTTATCGCTGGGCCTATGGAGGATGCCCGGAAGTAACTTCTACCCTTTGCCCCTCAAGAACCTCTACAAGCTCGCTACATCCATGAGGGAGCTCGATGTCAACAGCATAATGTCCCTACTGAAGGTCAGTAAGAGGAAAGCTGAACAGTACGAGAAAACCTTGAACTGGATTTTGGGAAGAGTTAAAGATGCGAAATCCATGGATGAGTTCTTTGAAAGGGTAGCGGAAGCTCTCCTGAGCGAATATAAGCTGGATAAGGCCTTCGCCCTCCTGATGGATAGGAGCATTCCCCTCTCCCCATCGAGCCTCTCGTCAGCGATCAGGGGGAACGGCATGAATATCAACGATACTGAGGCAAAAGCCATAATCTCATGGCTCAAGGAAGGCGGATTCCTAAAGGAGAGGAGAGTCCCTATCTTAGCCCTCTCCTTAGAGGAGAGAGTGCTCGAAGATATAAGGAGCAGGGGCTCCTTGACATACTCAAGCCTCAGGAAGGTCTATGGTGATTCTGCGAGGAGAATAATATTCTCCTTATGGAAGAAGGGCCTCGTGAATGTCCCATCCTTCGAGAAGTACAGGAAATTGCTTGAGAGCGTCGAGGATATCGATAGGATACCTGGAAACGTTTCAGGGAAGGTATTCTCGACCTGGCAGGATAGGATAAGCGGAGAAGTTTACAGCGAGCTCGTGATACCTCTGAGGGAGAGGATATCGGCAAGGTGGCATTGATGAGCCTCGAACACTGGGAGGAGATAAGGCAAATTTATGAGAGCTTCAGGAAGCTTGAGAGCTCTTCTATAAGATCGATACTCGAATTATGGTCGGATAGGAGGCCCTTAGAAATCAAGCTGAGCTTAATGCATGAGATATTGGTGAACTCGAAGCGCCTGAAGGAGACTATGGAAAGCATAATCAGGTACTTGAGTGAGAGGGAGTGGAGGGGAGCTATAATAAGCATAGTTGGAGAATATGGATCAGGGAAGACTCAATTTGGCCATATTCTCCTGAGAAGGCTGAGGGAAGAGGGAGTATTCTCGAAGATAATAACGATAAGTCCTATGAAGGATGTTAGGGAGCTGCTCCTTGAGGAGCTGAGTGATGAGGGGCCCACCGTCCTCATAATAGATGAGATAGATCAGCTCCTGGACGAGTTCGAGAGGGGGGAGAGGAGGGATATCGAATACCTAGCTGATCTGATCAGGGGAATAACTGAGGGAAGCTACGGGAACCCTCCCAGGGGATCCGTGATAATGCTGCTATCCAAGAGGGCTAGCGATACTATGAAGAGGGATAGAGCCCTGGGGAGCAGGCTAATGGACAGATCCAGGGAGTTCAGTCTCTCAATGAGCGATGATGAGAGGGAGAGAGCTAGCAAAGAGGCATTAAAGAAGATAATTGCCCTCTGGCTGGCCTATTTTGAGCAAAACGATGATATGAGGTATGCTATAAAGAGATCGCTTGATAAGATATATCCTTTCATGGAGAGGTTCGCCTCAGAGCTCTCGAGGACTAGGGAGATAGGTGGCGTTGTTAAGGGCCTCACAGATCTCTCATCAGAGATAATTAAAAATTTGGGAAGATTCGAGGATATGGGAAGGATAGAGGAGGGGAGATTCGCTGAGGATCTCCTGAAGAAGTTCTTATTGAGCGAGGTGAGGAACATAAAGTTGGAGGTGAGGATAGGGGACGTCACCAAGGATTACATAGCTGTATTCTCCGATGAGCCCCTCAGCGTTCCAGGGGCGAGGACGGATGCTCATTTCGATGTTTGGACCTTCGATCCCAGGTTAGGGATGAGGGGGGATGTGCTCGTATCTAGAGTCGGAATCGAGATAAAATATGGC
The sequence above is drawn from the Candidatus Korarchaeum cryptofilum OPF8 genome and encodes:
- a CDS encoding ATP-binding protein, whose protein sequence is MSLEHWEEIRQIYESFRKLESSSIRSILELWSDRRPLEIKLSLMHEILVNSKRLKETMESIIRYLSEREWRGAIISIVGEYGSGKTQFGHILLRRLREEGVFSKIITISPMKDVRELLLEELSDEGPTVLIIDEIDQLLDEFERGERRDIEYLADLIRGITEGSYGNPPRGSVIMLLSKRASDTMKRDRALGSRLMDRSREFSLSMSDDERERASKEALKKIIALWLAYFEQNDDMRYAIKRSLDKIYPFMERFASELSRTREIGGVVKGLTDLSSEIIKNLGRFEDMGRIEEGRFAEDLLKKFLLSEVRNIKLEVRIGDVTKDYIAVFSDEPLSVPGARTDAHFDVWTFDPRLGMRGDVLVSRVGIEIKYGEYWKERCDQLLKIMEKYPLLLISIADIDPDDITEMRIKMGMGFDIVNLKPDLFRTLQVLKEEAAMSFLGKYSTLRRDLKEALENLMRLAVKVKEEVSEQDILSEASVNVLSSVLRELRGAKSSKRYETLSKLIARAIEDTFRKHGASPPSLSSNVILGIVKILEREGMGRISQSGKSFNIDKDCRLRIEEIEQDMERRRRIERVIFDTISKPLGATLEL